Proteins co-encoded in one Rattus rattus isolate New Zealand chromosome 5, Rrattus_CSIRO_v1, whole genome shotgun sequence genomic window:
- the Fam83d gene encoding protein FAM83D, with protein sequence MAARCELLDDLPAACLSPCGPPNPTELFSEARRLALEQLLAGGPNAWDAFLRRERLGRFLNTDEVREVLGAAERPGEDGAVVTEESFGSSHDCSSGTYFPEQSDLEPPALELGWPSFYRGAYRGATRVEAHFQPRGAGAGGPYGCKDALRQQLRSAREVIAVVMDVFSDIDIFRDLQEICRKRGVAVYILLDQALLSHFLDMCMDLKVHPEQEKLMTVRTITGNIYYARSGTKVVGKVHEKFTLIDGIRVATGSYSFTWTDGKLNSSNLVILSGQVVEHFDLEFRILYAQSEPISSKLLSNFQISGKFDHLADQKPQSKEPTLGNLLRIRLARLSSTPKKTGLDPEVPPKDRDKTKRHDSETSTISDEDYFCSHKDQLEESKVVDAATQTEPGEEVAAVSLSEVGTQTSSSMTCAGTQTTVVTRAASSQATVWSKSTTTQTEADESFLPQGAQSKEESPASKMSVSRSSSVRSSSSVSSQGSLASSVSSHVSLSAADLHTPGYPKYLGLGTPHLDLCLRDSFRNLSKERQVHFTGIRSRLTQMLTVLSRRTLFTEHYLSYSPGSFTRASTNLVSVRDIALYPPYQ encoded by the exons ATGGCTGCTCGCTGCGAGCTGTTAGACGACCTTCCCGCGGCCTGCCTGTCTCCGTGCGGTCCGCCCAACCCCACGGAGCTGTTCAGCGAGGCGCGGCGCCTGGCTCTCGAGCAGCTGCTGGCCGGCGGCCCTAACGCCTGGGATGCCTTCTTACGGCGCGAGCGGCTGGGCCGCTTCCTCAACACCGACGAGGTGCGTGAGGTTCTGGGCGCCGCCGAGCGGCCGGGCGAGGACGGCGCGGTGGTGACCGAGGAATCGTTCGGATCCTCTCACGACTGCTCGTCGGGCACCTACTTTCCGGAGCAGTCGGACCTGGAACCGCCGGCGTTGGAGCTCGGCTGGCCCTCCTTCTACCGGGGTGCCTACCGCGGTGCCACGCGTGTCGAGGCTCATTTCCAGCCCCGCGGCGCGGGCGCAGGCGGCCCGTACGGCTGCAAGGATGCACTACGCCAGCAGCTGCGCTCCGCCCGAGAG GTGATTGCTGTGGTAATGGATGTTTTCTCAGACATCGACATCTTCCGAGACCTGCAGGAGATCTGTAGGAAACGGGGGGTGGCTGTGTACATCCTTCTGGACCAGGCTCTGCTCTCCCACTTTTTGGACATGTGCATGGATCTGAAAGTTCATCCTGAGCAGGAAAAG CTGATGACGGTGAGGACCATTACAGGAAATATCTACTATGCAAGGTCAGGAACAAAGGTTGTTGGGAAGGTTCATGAGAAGTTCACACTGATTGACGGAATTCGGGTGGCAACGGGCTCTTACAG TTTTACCTGGACCGACGGCAAATTAAACAGCAGTAACTTGGTAATTCTGTCTGGCCAAGTGGTTGAACACTTTGATCTGGAGTTCCGGATCCTGTACGCCCAGTCAGAGCCCATCAGCTCCAAACTCCTGTCCAACTTCCAGATCAGTGGCAAGTTTGACCATCTGGCTGACCAAAAGCCACAGTCGAAGGAGCCCACACTGGGCAATCTGCTGCGTATCAGGCTGGCCAGACTCTCAAGTACTCCCAAGAAGACCGGCCTGGACCCAGAGGTGCCACCAAAGGACAGAGACAAAACCAAGCGCCACGATTCTGAGACTTCCACCATCAGCGATGAAGACTATTTCTGCAGCCACAAGGACCAGCTAGAGGAGAGCAAGGTGGTTGATGCTGCTACCCAAACAGAGCCAGGAGAAGAGGTGGCTGCAGTAAGCCTGAGCGAGGTGGGAACTCAGACTAGTTCCAGCATGACgtgtgctgggacccaaaccacAGTTGTCACCAGGGCAGCGAGCTCCCAGGCCACAGTGTGGTCCAAGTCCACCACCACGCAGACTGAAGCTGACGAGAGCTTCCTTCCTCAGGGTGCCCAGTCTAAAGAAGAGTCACCGGCATCCAAGATGTCGGTGTCAAGGTCTTCCAGTGTGAGGTCATCCTCCTCTGTGTCTTCCCAGGGCTCACTGGCAAGCTCGGTCAGCTCCCATGTTTCCCTGTCAGCCGCTGATCTGCACACTCCCGGATACCCCAAGTACCTGGGTCTGGGCACGCCCCATCTGGATCTGTGCCTGAGGGACTCCTTCAGAAACTTGAGTAAAGAGCGGCAGGTCCACTTCACTGGCATCAGGTCCCGGCTCACCCAGATGCTCACCGTGCTCTCAAGGAGAACGCTCTTCACAGAGCACTACCTCAGCTACAGTCCTGGGAGCTTCACCAGAGCGTCCACCAACCTGGTTTCTGTGAGGGACATAGCACTCTATCCTCCCTATCAGTGA